Proteins encoded within one genomic window of Pongo pygmaeus isolate AG05252 chromosome 4, NHGRI_mPonPyg2-v2.0_pri, whole genome shotgun sequence:
- the ECSCR gene encoding endothelial cell-specific chemotaxis regulator isoform X2: MGMGPGCHGWSLYIGTRGHAGWAQSLLQPHILIWTWLSRAPGAGPNVFPSILLTGSSWRASPHPHPAPALPLSSPLWTEPPLSCCLPATYPADVGTAGAMQLCWVILGFLLFQGHNSQPATTQTSSSQGGLGSLSLTTEPVSSNPGYIPSSEANSPSHLSNTGTPGAGVPSSGRDGGTSRDTFQTVPPNSTTMSLSMREDVTILPSPTSETVLTVAAFGESGRRRRFWLMRKTPVGGGPLPLQSALLGCAGFHVFMQGWSWAGEPTLARGQQAESSPVQQRSGTHFAPGACLHSVISFIVILVVVVIVLVGVVSLRFKCRKSKESEDPQKPGSSGLSESCSTANGEKDSITLISMKNINMNNGKQSLSAEKI; this comes from the exons ATGGGGATGGGGCCAGGTTGCCATGGTTGGTCATTGTACATAGGCACTAGAGGCCATGCTGGGTGGGCACAGTCACTGCTGCAGCCTCACATCCTCATCTGGACATGGCTGAGCAGGGCCCCTGGAGCTGGTCCCAATGTGTTTCCTTCTATTCTTTTGACAGGAAGCTCCTGGAGAGCcagtccccacccccatcccgcCCCAgcactccctctctcttctccactATGGACAGAGCCTCCACTGAGCTGCTGCCTGCCCGCCACATACCCAGCTGACGTGGGCACCGCAGGAGCCATGCAGCTGTGCTGGGTGATCCTGGGCTTCCTCCTGTTCCAAG GCCACAACTCCCAGCCCGCAACGACCCAGACCTCTAGCTCTCAGG GAGGACTTGGCAGTCTAAGTCTGACCACAGAGCCAGTTTCTTCCAACCCAG GATACATCCCTTCCTCAGAGGCTAACAGCCCAAGCCATCTGTCCAACACAGGTACCCCAG GCGCAGGTGTCCCCAGCAGTGGAAGAGACGGAGGCACAAGCAGAG aCACATTTCAAACTGTTCCCCCCAATTCAACCACCATGAGCCTGAGCATGAGGGAAGATGTGACCATCCTGCCCAGCCCCACGTCAGAGACTGTGCTCACTGTGGCTGCATTTGGTGAGAGCGGGAGGAGAAG GAGGTTCTGGCTGATGAGGAAGACCCCTGTGGGAGGGGGGCCCCTGCCCCTCCAGTCAGCTCTTCTTGGCTGTGCTGGGTTCCATGTTTTCATGCAGGGATGGAGTTGGGCTGGAGAGCCCACTCTGGCTAGGGGGCAGCAGGCTGAGAGCTCACCTGTTCAGCAGAGAAGTGGAACTCACTTTGCTCCTGGAGCCTGTCTACACA GTGTTATCAGCTTCATTGTCATCCTGGTGGTTGTGGTGATCGTCCTAGTCGGTGTGGTCAGCCTGAGGTTCAAGTGTCGGAAGAGCAAGGAGTCTGAAG ATCCTCAGAAACCTGGGAGTTCAGGGCTGTCTGAAAG CTGCTCCACAGCCAATGGAGAGAAAGACAGCATCACCCTTATCTCCATGAAGAACATCAATATGAATAATGGCAAACAAAGTCTCTCAGCAGAGAAG ATCTAA
- the ECSCR gene encoding endothelial cell-specific chemotaxis regulator isoform X6 has protein sequence MDPSEGKRMGMGPGCHGWSLYIGTRGHAGWAQSLLQPHILIWTWLSRAPGAGPNVFPSILLTGSSWRASPHPHPAPALPLSSPLWTEPPLSCCLPATYPADVGTAGAMQLCWVILGFLLFQGHNSQPATTQTSSSQGGLGSLSLTTEPVSSNPGYIPSSEANSPSHLSNTGTPGAGVPSSGRDGGTSRDTFQTVPPNSTTMSLSMREDVTILPSPTSETVLTVAAFGVISFIVILVVVVIVLVGVVSLRFKCRKSKESEDPQKPGSSGLSESCSTANGEKDSITLISMKNINMNNGKQSLSAEKI, from the exons ATGGACCCCTCAGAAGGGAAGAGAATGGGGATGGGGCCAGGTTGCCATGGTTGGTCATTGTACATAGGCACTAGAGGCCATGCTGGGTGGGCACAGTCACTGCTGCAGCCTCACATCCTCATCTGGACATGGCTGAGCAGGGCCCCTGGAGCTGGTCCCAATGTGTTTCCTTCTATTCTTTTGACAGGAAGCTCCTGGAGAGCcagtccccacccccatcccgcCCCAgcactccctctctcttctccactATGGACAGAGCCTCCACTGAGCTGCTGCCTGCCCGCCACATACCCAGCTGACGTGGGCACCGCAGGAGCCATGCAGCTGTGCTGGGTGATCCTGGGCTTCCTCCTGTTCCAAG GCCACAACTCCCAGCCCGCAACGACCCAGACCTCTAGCTCTCAGG GAGGACTTGGCAGTCTAAGTCTGACCACAGAGCCAGTTTCTTCCAACCCAG GATACATCCCTTCCTCAGAGGCTAACAGCCCAAGCCATCTGTCCAACACAGGTACCCCAG GCGCAGGTGTCCCCAGCAGTGGAAGAGACGGAGGCACAAGCAGAG aCACATTTCAAACTGTTCCCCCCAATTCAACCACCATGAGCCTGAGCATGAGGGAAGATGTGACCATCCTGCCCAGCCCCACGTCAGAGACTGTGCTCACTGTGGCTGCATTTG GTGTTATCAGCTTCATTGTCATCCTGGTGGTTGTGGTGATCGTCCTAGTCGGTGTGGTCAGCCTGAGGTTCAAGTGTCGGAAGAGCAAGGAGTCTGAAG ATCCTCAGAAACCTGGGAGTTCAGGGCTGTCTGAAAG CTGCTCCACAGCCAATGGAGAGAAAGACAGCATCACCCTTATCTCCATGAAGAACATCAATATGAATAATGGCAAACAAAGTCTCTCAGCAGAGAAG ATCTAA
- the ECSCR gene encoding endothelial cell-specific chemotaxis regulator isoform X5, whose amino-acid sequence MDPSEGKRMGMGPGCHGWSLYIGTRGHAGWAQSLLQPHILIWTWLSRAPGAGPNVFPSILLTGSSWRASPHPHPAPALPLSSPLWTEPPLSCCLPATYPADVGTAGAMQLCWVILGFLLFQGHNSQPATTQTSSSQGGLGSLSLTTEPVSSNPGYIPSSEANSPSHLSNTGTPGAGVPSSGRDGGTSRDTFQTVPPNSTTMSLSMREDVTILPSPTSETVLTVAAFGVISFIVILVVVVIVLVGVVSLRFKCRKSKESEDPQKPGSSGLSESCSTANGEKDSITLISMKNINMNNGKQSLSAEKVL is encoded by the exons ATGGACCCCTCAGAAGGGAAGAGAATGGGGATGGGGCCAGGTTGCCATGGTTGGTCATTGTACATAGGCACTAGAGGCCATGCTGGGTGGGCACAGTCACTGCTGCAGCCTCACATCCTCATCTGGACATGGCTGAGCAGGGCCCCTGGAGCTGGTCCCAATGTGTTTCCTTCTATTCTTTTGACAGGAAGCTCCTGGAGAGCcagtccccacccccatcccgcCCCAgcactccctctctcttctccactATGGACAGAGCCTCCACTGAGCTGCTGCCTGCCCGCCACATACCCAGCTGACGTGGGCACCGCAGGAGCCATGCAGCTGTGCTGGGTGATCCTGGGCTTCCTCCTGTTCCAAG GCCACAACTCCCAGCCCGCAACGACCCAGACCTCTAGCTCTCAGG GAGGACTTGGCAGTCTAAGTCTGACCACAGAGCCAGTTTCTTCCAACCCAG GATACATCCCTTCCTCAGAGGCTAACAGCCCAAGCCATCTGTCCAACACAGGTACCCCAG GCGCAGGTGTCCCCAGCAGTGGAAGAGACGGAGGCACAAGCAGAG aCACATTTCAAACTGTTCCCCCCAATTCAACCACCATGAGCCTGAGCATGAGGGAAGATGTGACCATCCTGCCCAGCCCCACGTCAGAGACTGTGCTCACTGTGGCTGCATTTG GTGTTATCAGCTTCATTGTCATCCTGGTGGTTGTGGTGATCGTCCTAGTCGGTGTGGTCAGCCTGAGGTTCAAGTGTCGGAAGAGCAAGGAGTCTGAAG ATCCTCAGAAACCTGGGAGTTCAGGGCTGTCTGAAAG CTGCTCCACAGCCAATGGAGAGAAAGACAGCATCACCCTTATCTCCATGAAGAACATCAATATGAATAATGGCAAACAAAGTCTCTCAGCAGAGAAG GTTCTTTAA
- the ECSCR gene encoding endothelial cell-specific chemotaxis regulator isoform X3, whose amino-acid sequence MGMGPGCHGWSLYIGTRGHAGWAQSLLQPHILIWTWLSRAPGAGPNVFPSILLTGSSWRASPHPHPAPALPLSSPLWTEPPLSCCLPATYPADVGTAGAMQLCWVILGFLLFQGHNSQPATTQTSSSQGGLGSLSLTTEPVSSNPGAGVPSSGRDGGTSRDTFQTVPPNSTTMSLSMREDVTILPSPTSETVLTVAAFGESGRRRRFWLMRKTPVGGGPLPLQSALLGCAGFHVFMQGWSWAGEPTLARGQQAESSPVQQRSGTHFAPGACLHSVISFIVILVVVVIVLVGVVSLRFKCRKSKESEDPQKPGSSGLSESCSTANGEKDSITLISMKNINMNNGKQSLSAEKVL is encoded by the exons ATGGGGATGGGGCCAGGTTGCCATGGTTGGTCATTGTACATAGGCACTAGAGGCCATGCTGGGTGGGCACAGTCACTGCTGCAGCCTCACATCCTCATCTGGACATGGCTGAGCAGGGCCCCTGGAGCTGGTCCCAATGTGTTTCCTTCTATTCTTTTGACAGGAAGCTCCTGGAGAGCcagtccccacccccatcccgcCCCAgcactccctctctcttctccactATGGACAGAGCCTCCACTGAGCTGCTGCCTGCCCGCCACATACCCAGCTGACGTGGGCACCGCAGGAGCCATGCAGCTGTGCTGGGTGATCCTGGGCTTCCTCCTGTTCCAAG GCCACAACTCCCAGCCCGCAACGACCCAGACCTCTAGCTCTCAGG GAGGACTTGGCAGTCTAAGTCTGACCACAGAGCCAGTTTCTTCCAACCCAG GCGCAGGTGTCCCCAGCAGTGGAAGAGACGGAGGCACAAGCAGAG aCACATTTCAAACTGTTCCCCCCAATTCAACCACCATGAGCCTGAGCATGAGGGAAGATGTGACCATCCTGCCCAGCCCCACGTCAGAGACTGTGCTCACTGTGGCTGCATTTGGTGAGAGCGGGAGGAGAAG GAGGTTCTGGCTGATGAGGAAGACCCCTGTGGGAGGGGGGCCCCTGCCCCTCCAGTCAGCTCTTCTTGGCTGTGCTGGGTTCCATGTTTTCATGCAGGGATGGAGTTGGGCTGGAGAGCCCACTCTGGCTAGGGGGCAGCAGGCTGAGAGCTCACCTGTTCAGCAGAGAAGTGGAACTCACTTTGCTCCTGGAGCCTGTCTACACA GTGTTATCAGCTTCATTGTCATCCTGGTGGTTGTGGTGATCGTCCTAGTCGGTGTGGTCAGCCTGAGGTTCAAGTGTCGGAAGAGCAAGGAGTCTGAAG ATCCTCAGAAACCTGGGAGTTCAGGGCTGTCTGAAAG CTGCTCCACAGCCAATGGAGAGAAAGACAGCATCACCCTTATCTCCATGAAGAACATCAATATGAATAATGGCAAACAAAGTCTCTCAGCAGAGAAG GTTCTTTAA
- the ECSCR gene encoding endothelial cell-specific chemotaxis regulator isoform X7, which yields MGSFCPLQEATGVRTHISGTLVQERKRLGGAWRRELGPGHNEGAGVPSSGRDGGTSRDTFQTVPPNSTTMSLSMREDVTILPSPTSETVLTVAAFGESGRRRRFWLMRKTPVGGGPLPLQSALLGCAGFHVFMQGWSWAGEPTLARGQQAESSPVQQRSGTHFAPGACLHSVISFIVILVVVVIVLVGVVSLRFKCRKSKESEDPQKPGSSGLSESCSTANGEKDSITLISMKNINMNNGKQSLSAEKVL from the exons ATGGGTTCCTTCTGCCCTCTTCAGGAGGCCACAGGGGTCAGGACCCACATCAGTGGCACCCTGGTTCAGGAAAGAAAGAGGCTTGGTGGGGCGTGGAGACGGGAACTTGGGCCTGGTCACAATGAAG GCGCAGGTGTCCCCAGCAGTGGAAGAGACGGAGGCACAAGCAGAG aCACATTTCAAACTGTTCCCCCCAATTCAACCACCATGAGCCTGAGCATGAGGGAAGATGTGACCATCCTGCCCAGCCCCACGTCAGAGACTGTGCTCACTGTGGCTGCATTTGGTGAGAGCGGGAGGAGAAG GAGGTTCTGGCTGATGAGGAAGACCCCTGTGGGAGGGGGGCCCCTGCCCCTCCAGTCAGCTCTTCTTGGCTGTGCTGGGTTCCATGTTTTCATGCAGGGATGGAGTTGGGCTGGAGAGCCCACTCTGGCTAGGGGGCAGCAGGCTGAGAGCTCACCTGTTCAGCAGAGAAGTGGAACTCACTTTGCTCCTGGAGCCTGTCTACACA GTGTTATCAGCTTCATTGTCATCCTGGTGGTTGTGGTGATCGTCCTAGTCGGTGTGGTCAGCCTGAGGTTCAAGTGTCGGAAGAGCAAGGAGTCTGAAG ATCCTCAGAAACCTGGGAGTTCAGGGCTGTCTGAAAG CTGCTCCACAGCCAATGGAGAGAAAGACAGCATCACCCTTATCTCCATGAAGAACATCAATATGAATAATGGCAAACAAAGTCTCTCAGCAGAGAAG GTTCTTTAA
- the ECSCR gene encoding endothelial cell-specific chemotaxis regulator isoform X1 codes for MGMGPGCHGWSLYIGTRGHAGWAQSLLQPHILIWTWLSRAPGAGPNVFPSILLTGSSWRASPHPHPAPALPLSSPLWTEPPLSCCLPATYPADVGTAGAMQLCWVILGFLLFQGHNSQPATTQTSSSQGGLGSLSLTTEPVSSNPGYIPSSEANSPSHLSNTGTPGAGVPSSGRDGGTSRDTFQTVPPNSTTMSLSMREDVTILPSPTSETVLTVAAFGESGRRRRFWLMRKTPVGGGPLPLQSALLGCAGFHVFMQGWSWAGEPTLARGQQAESSPVQQRSGTHFAPGACLHSVISFIVILVVVVIVLVGVVSLRFKCRKSKESEDPQKPGSSGLSESCSTANGEKDSITLISMKNINMNNGKQSLSAEKVL; via the exons ATGGGGATGGGGCCAGGTTGCCATGGTTGGTCATTGTACATAGGCACTAGAGGCCATGCTGGGTGGGCACAGTCACTGCTGCAGCCTCACATCCTCATCTGGACATGGCTGAGCAGGGCCCCTGGAGCTGGTCCCAATGTGTTTCCTTCTATTCTTTTGACAGGAAGCTCCTGGAGAGCcagtccccacccccatcccgcCCCAgcactccctctctcttctccactATGGACAGAGCCTCCACTGAGCTGCTGCCTGCCCGCCACATACCCAGCTGACGTGGGCACCGCAGGAGCCATGCAGCTGTGCTGGGTGATCCTGGGCTTCCTCCTGTTCCAAG GCCACAACTCCCAGCCCGCAACGACCCAGACCTCTAGCTCTCAGG GAGGACTTGGCAGTCTAAGTCTGACCACAGAGCCAGTTTCTTCCAACCCAG GATACATCCCTTCCTCAGAGGCTAACAGCCCAAGCCATCTGTCCAACACAGGTACCCCAG GCGCAGGTGTCCCCAGCAGTGGAAGAGACGGAGGCACAAGCAGAG aCACATTTCAAACTGTTCCCCCCAATTCAACCACCATGAGCCTGAGCATGAGGGAAGATGTGACCATCCTGCCCAGCCCCACGTCAGAGACTGTGCTCACTGTGGCTGCATTTGGTGAGAGCGGGAGGAGAAG GAGGTTCTGGCTGATGAGGAAGACCCCTGTGGGAGGGGGGCCCCTGCCCCTCCAGTCAGCTCTTCTTGGCTGTGCTGGGTTCCATGTTTTCATGCAGGGATGGAGTTGGGCTGGAGAGCCCACTCTGGCTAGGGGGCAGCAGGCTGAGAGCTCACCTGTTCAGCAGAGAAGTGGAACTCACTTTGCTCCTGGAGCCTGTCTACACA GTGTTATCAGCTTCATTGTCATCCTGGTGGTTGTGGTGATCGTCCTAGTCGGTGTGGTCAGCCTGAGGTTCAAGTGTCGGAAGAGCAAGGAGTCTGAAG ATCCTCAGAAACCTGGGAGTTCAGGGCTGTCTGAAAG CTGCTCCACAGCCAATGGAGAGAAAGACAGCATCACCCTTATCTCCATGAAGAACATCAATATGAATAATGGCAAACAAAGTCTCTCAGCAGAGAAG GTTCTTTAA
- the ECSCR gene encoding endothelial cell-specific chemotaxis regulator isoform X4 codes for MGPGCHGWSLYIGTRGHAGWAQSLLQPHILIWTWLSRAPGAGPNVFPSILLTGSSWRASPHPHPAPALPLSSPLWTEPPLSCCLPATYPADVGTAGAMQLCWVILGFLLFQGHNSQPATTQTSSSQGGLGSLSLTTEPVSSNPGYIPSSEANSPSHLSNTGTPGAGVPSSGRDGGTSRDTFQTVPPNSTTMSLSMREDVTILPSPTSETVLTVAAFGESGRRRWDTGGNPTPGIDLDWTLGVISFIVILVVVVIVLVGVVSLRFKCRKSKESEDPQKPGSSGLSESCSTANGEKDSITLISMKNINMNNGKQSLSAEKVL; via the exons ATGGGGCCAGGTTGCCATGGTTGGTCATTGTACATAGGCACTAGAGGCCATGCTGGGTGGGCACAGTCACTGCTGCAGCCTCACATCCTCATCTGGACATGGCTGAGCAGGGCCCCTGGAGCTGGTCCCAATGTGTTTCCTTCTATTCTTTTGACAGGAAGCTCCTGGAGAGCcagtccccacccccatcccgcCCCAgcactccctctctcttctccactATGGACAGAGCCTCCACTGAGCTGCTGCCTGCCCGCCACATACCCAGCTGACGTGGGCACCGCAGGAGCCATGCAGCTGTGCTGGGTGATCCTGGGCTTCCTCCTGTTCCAAG GCCACAACTCCCAGCCCGCAACGACCCAGACCTCTAGCTCTCAGG GAGGACTTGGCAGTCTAAGTCTGACCACAGAGCCAGTTTCTTCCAACCCAG GATACATCCCTTCCTCAGAGGCTAACAGCCCAAGCCATCTGTCCAACACAGGTACCCCAG GCGCAGGTGTCCCCAGCAGTGGAAGAGACGGAGGCACAAGCAGAG aCACATTTCAAACTGTTCCCCCCAATTCAACCACCATGAGCCTGAGCATGAGGGAAGATGTGACCATCCTGCCCAGCCCCACGTCAGAGACTGTGCTCACTGTGGCTGCATTTGGTGAGAGCGGGAGGAGAAGGTGGGACACAGGAGGGAACCCCACCCCTGGAATTGACTTGGATTGGACTCTAG GTGTTATCAGCTTCATTGTCATCCTGGTGGTTGTGGTGATCGTCCTAGTCGGTGTGGTCAGCCTGAGGTTCAAGTGTCGGAAGAGCAAGGAGTCTGAAG ATCCTCAGAAACCTGGGAGTTCAGGGCTGTCTGAAAG CTGCTCCACAGCCAATGGAGAGAAAGACAGCATCACCCTTATCTCCATGAAGAACATCAATATGAATAATGGCAAACAAAGTCTCTCAGCAGAGAAG GTTCTTTAA